The Pecten maximus unplaced genomic scaffold, xPecMax1.1, whole genome shotgun sequence genomic interval CGGCCAGATTCTAGTATACCGTTCCTAACTTTGTTATGGGGGATATAATAATGCTGTCTACACACATCCTTACCTCAGACACAATGATGTCCATCTCTCTGCGGAGTTTTCTGAGCGTGTTCATCAAGTGTTCAGCGTCCCTGTGTATGCCCACCCAGCAACCGTTCACAAAGATTTTTGTAGCACTGGAACAGAGAATCCGTACAATATAATATTGGGGGAATACAATTCTAAGTAAAATACTGAAAAGGTATTGATATTGAatattatgttttctttttaacttAAACTCTCATTGCCAAGTTGTAAGTATTTCCAAAGTCACATTTTCCTTTACAGACGTAGAAGAACTTTTGTGATAAGGGCTAttttggtaaaatatatatcaaacagaAGGAATAAAGAAATTCTCTGCATGGTAGGTGCTAGAGAAAATGTAGTCTATCATATATTGTACTGTTTGAATCAAAACACTTGTATGGGTGGTCGCCGTTTCACAAATCTGAAGTTCTCCcattgggtagatattttacaaGAAGAGCCCTAAAAGGTTTTTTAACTAAAAGTGGAAGTGACTTAATTTTATTATACATCTGCTTACTCCTGTATAGAAGATGGGGCGACCTCCTCCAAGTTTTCCATACTCCACTCCTCCAAGAACTCGAGGATTGGTGAGGGCTGAGAACCAACGGAAATGTATGCCATAAGGGCAAGGTTCTTCACCAGGCCTACAGCACCGCCCTGTCagattaaaacaacaaatagttAAAATAATACATTCAAAGCTGGACTTTAGTTTCATAGCTTTTTAAATTAGAATATCAAATGgttaaaataatatattcaaAGCCGAACcttattttttagatttttaattTAGAATATCAAATGgttaaaataatatattcaaAGCCGAACCTTATTTTTCTAGATTTTTAATTTAGAATATCAAATGgttaaaataatatattcaaagccgaatcttatttttttagatttttaaatTAGAATATCAAATGgttaaaataatatattcaaAGCCGAACcttatttttttagatttttaaatTAGAATATCAAATGgttaaaataatatattcaaAGCCGAACCTTATTTTCTTAgtttttaatttagaatatcaaatgttaaaataatacATTCAAAGTTGAACCttatttttatagattttttaaaatttagaatatcaaattaaaacctTCTTGATTATGTCCAAGTAAGAATGTTTCCAGATATTGTTCTCATAATGAgcaatgaaaaataattaacaagTCCGACAACTGTTATCCTGTCCAGCACAATCTTACCTCTGGTGTTTCAGCAGGACACACCATTCCCCACTGTGTGTTATGTAGCTGTCGAGGACGGGCCAATTTACCGTCTCTACCGATGGGAGAATTCAACCGTCGTAAATGAGATAAGGTTGACACGAATGTCAGTCTGTTTAACACCTGAGTATAAGGATATATTGATACAGTAATAACATTCTTAACAAGCATGAAACATAAAATGTGGTTAAATAACAATTCTGTGAAAATTTGCGAAGAGATTACATTTAAGGTTAACTGGAGAAAccaatttctatatatatttgaccGAACTACCCAACTGGAGGTCCCCAGCCTCCTAACACCATCAAATACTTATTCGAGTGCCTTCAATTTTGCCACAACATAATCCAAGGATGCAGAGAGGGAAAGTGAAAGTAAGTCTGGAGTATCGAGATTGAAGAGAGAGTAGAAAGGCAATCCACTAGCTCCCATACACCAGTACACTTACCTGAGATACACCTGCCCGAGCCTGATGAGCTTTTTTCTGGTCACCCCAGTTTCCTGTAGCCAGGGAGTATTTAAGGCCATCTGTAATGATACGAGTCTTGATTGCTAGCTCTAGGTTGAAATCCTTCCCTCTGTCGATGAACTTCTGTGAATACATTCTTACTTCCTTCATCAAGTTTCTGAACATTCTGGAATCAAAATTGATAGAAGATATAGTAAGAAAGTTATGTCCTTgcataaagatatatttaacattttattgaaaGAACAAAGCTTCCCCAGCATGATAAATTTTAACTATAAGAAAGAATCACAACAAAAACACTTCTaaactgatatatatttaaatgtcataAGTGTGTGCTCAAAAACAGGAAAGAAGCAAAACAAATTTCCTATCCCTTAAAGTCAAGCAACATGATCAATATGAAACATATCTATTGAAATGATTTAATCAATACTACCTTATACCAAGCCAGGTAGACATCATATCATGATACAATAggcatatattataacaaaagtAAATTGTCCAAAGACGCTCCTTTAACGTTATCATTTATCTTCctgggttatctcccttgtctgTTTTAATACTGACATTGTAATTGCTCCATATGACCCCACGGTGTCATAGACAATCTGAACAACTTTTGGGAACTTTTTGTCAGACAACAAGACATGTTTGGTGAggttttcaacaaaaaaaaaaaggtttattaAGTATATAACCATACAGCTATTTCCAAAATATACTTTCTAATAAATTTTACCCTCGAAACAGGAAGGCCAGTAGGGGTCCGGCCAAATCAAGTCTCTTGTTGCCGTAGTGATCACGATCGTCCACTTCCCGTCGACCCAAGGCTGCCAATAACAGGCGGTGTACCATGTACCTATAATTTAATAAACACATTCAGAAATACACCACATGTCATCGGCCTCTCGCCAAGCGCTGATGTCAAATTTCAGCTAACCTGTTGTTGATTTACTTCTTGATCTTAGTCTGAAGAAAAAACCTGAAAGATTATAGTAACTTTTTCAACCAtccatttaaaatatttgtgcATGCATTTtctatgaattttttttcttcaaaactttGATCAAATCACAATCTAGAATGAATAGTTACCCTAGAAAGTAGGCTTTCTTGGTCTCACAGAAGTCACTGACACCAACGTGAGGCAACATTTCTTTCTGTAGAATTTCACGAGCatattttattctcttttcCTTGGTCACACCTGGCCGAGCACCACGTGAACCAATGAAGTTGAGTGCTACATTTCGTTCCTGTATCACAAATGCCTCGTCAAGGGAGGGCTTAACCTGAAAAGTCAAAAGTCAAAGTGTTTTACTGATACAGACAAATCAAAGTCTTTATAAAGCATGTCAAAGGTTCCAAATATAAGAGCAACGACAGGTTTACAAACATGTTCCAATTTTTGAACACATTTTGATCACATTTGACTAATACAGAAATCAAGCAATGAAAAAAAGTAACTCCctaaaatatattattacaaATTACATTTGACTTTAATATGTTATTGAGGGAAGAGTTGATagaaattttcaatattttaaattaaGAGTCTAAACACATTGTAACAAGGGAATTTTTCTCTCAGCAATTCATAATGTCTTCTCCATTTTTACATAACAATCACAAGAGCATTCGTTTTTTATTGttcatttaaaataaagtatatcTTATAAAGTGTTAACTTATGTTTGTTAATTGAAAACAACAAACCATTTCCATCATCTCCGGATCATCAAAGTCGTAGATGATATGTTCCAGGATGTCTCTGTCCGACACGAATCCGAGGGCTCGGAATACGATAATGATTGGGATCTCCTGTTTGATGTATGGCAGGATACCGATGATTCTCTGTCCTATAGCACTCTTCTTAGCTCCCTATCAAACAATCATCAGTCACTATAAATACTTCTATCAATTATTATCTAGTAGAGCTGTGTATCGCTAGGTGGGTAGTGATATGATTCGTATCATGATACAGGGGTCACGGTACGATATGTATCGCTATTTATGAGAAACTGGTGACCTATCAGGTATCTCAGTCCTGGTATTCCATCTTAcagtagtcatgttttgtttgtgttaataCATCATATTTTCgttgtctacatttgttacataaaACAGAAGTTTTGTCCGTTTCCCACAAAGCAttcttgaatttagataatttggatttgaaagaACTCCAACAGGCAGCTTTATAAGCCGCTCAAATGGCCTTGTCAGCCATGTTATTTACTAGAAAACGTAAGCTAATgttggtcaagggagataactacaaacCGATAGACGATACATCACTCTGCGATCCATTACATCGATGAATCTTTACATCACTATAATCTAGAGATTTAAAATTTCAAACCAATTGTGGCGGTTGTGTAttacttgtttaaatgtt includes:
- the LOC117320321 gene encoding DNA-directed RNA polymerase II subunit RPB2-like, which gives rise to LVLNKSKAIIVSNFSYYRYSAPLYVDITKTVVKEGEDPIETTHQKTFIGKIPIMLRSTYCLLSGLTDRDLTELNECPLDPGEYFIINGSEKVLIAQEKMATNTVYVFQQKDSKYAFKTEIRSCLEHSSRPTSTLWVNMMAKGGGGAKKSAIGQRIIGILPYIKQEIPIIIVFRALGFVSDRDILEHIIYDFDDPEMMEMVKPSLDEAFVIQERNVALNFIGSRGARPGVTKEKRIKYAREILQKEMLPHVGVSDFCETKKAYFLGYMVHRLLLAALGRREVDDRDHYGNKRLDLAGPLLAFLFRGMFRNLMKEVRMYSQKFIDRGKDFNLELAIKTRIITDGLKYSLATGNWGDQKKAHQARAGVSQVLNRLTFVSTLSHLRRLNSPIGRDGKLARPRQLHNTQWGMVCPAETPEGGAVGLVKNLALMAYISVGSQPSPILEFLEEWSMENLEEVAPSSIQDATKIFVNGCWVGIHRDAEHLMNTLRKLRREMDIIVSE